The genomic DNA GTGAGTAACGCCGCGGCCCCTTGAGAGGTGGTCGCACCTGCGGGACGCTGTCCCATCTGTCTGGGTGCGCTCCCGCCACGCGTCTCGAAATAAATGAGTCGTACGAGGAGGTCGCTCGAATGGTATCCGCCGACCGGCTGCAGGCGCCGAACGACCCGCCCGCTGAGCGGACCGACGACCGGTCCAACCGTCGCTCCTGGCTTCGCCGCTTCCTCGGCTTCCTGCTCACGACAGCCACCCTGTTGGTCGATCCACCTTCGACCAACGCCCAGAGCTGCAGTGACTGGTTCCGCTGCGGCATGGGTGGCTGCCTCTGCTCCTGCCGGGGCGGAAGCGACTCTAGTTGCCCACCCGGTACCGTGAACGGCACGAGTGCCTGGTATGCCTGCTGCTACGATCGGGCACGCAATAAGGTCTTTTTCGTCCGCTACACCGATTGCTGTTCGAACACGCAGCCCCCAGCATGCCCAAGTGGTTGTTTCTGCTCGCAGAGTGCGCAACCGAGTTGGTGCGGGTCGGCCGGAAGGTACGTCGTGTGCACGCGCGCCGTCCTCGTCGGAGTGTGTTGATGCTCGACAGGAGGACCGAGTCATGCTGGACGGATCCGTCACTCGCTCTGCTTCGCACCTCCTCGCGCGCCTGTGGATCGCCCTCGTCGTGATGCTGGCTCTCGCCAGCCCTGGCTCGCCAGCCGCTGCCACGGATCCGAAACCGGTCGTCGTCGCGCTGAGCGGGCCGGATGCCGAGGAGGTCGCCATCCTCGACCCACGCAGCGGGACTGTCTTCAACCGGGTGCCGAACCGTGGTCAGGCGGTCATGCAAGTCTTTCTGGCTCCAACGGGCGATTTGGCAGCGGTGAAGGTCATCGAGGAAGGCCCGACGCCACGGGAGTACCTGGAGATCCGCACACTGCCCGATTGGACGCTCCGGACACGCGTCACGCTCGAAGCGATTCCACCGCTGCAGCCCTCGGAGGGGACGACACCCGGGCCCGTCCGTGACCCGCAGTTGGCATTCGCCTCGTTCTCGCCCGATGCGCGGGAGGTCGCGCTCGCCTTCTTCGCGACCGGGGAAGTCGCTGGCTGGGGCGTCCCGCACCTCGTGGTGACCGGCTTCGACCTCTCCTCCGGCCGGTGGGCGGGCTGGGCACGGTTGCTCGGTCCCGCCGACTACGCCTGGCTCTTCCCGCGCCAAGACCGCTTGATCGTCGTCGCCCGGTCCGTCCTCCCACTCCGGACCGGTCAGGTCGCCACGGTCTACGCGCTCGACCGTACCTCGGGAGCCGTTCTGGGTACCCAGCCGATCCAGCATCTTGCTCCCGGGATACTGCCGCCCCGGGGCCAGACCGTACCCTCGACGACCGCAAGCATCGTTGGAGCGATGATGCACGGTGACGAGCTCGTCCTGCTCACCACCGATGTCGCGCGCATCGTCCTGGCAACTGACTCGCTCCGTATCCAGCGCGTCGATCCGCCGCTGACCCGCGAGCTCACCGCCCGCAGCGCGGTGCTCCTCCGCGACCGGCTCGTCGTGCAGTCGATGCTGGACGAGCTGCTCGTCGTCGACCTCGACGCGTGGACAGTACGCTCGACGTACCAGCTGCCGCGGCCTGATCCGGAAGCGTACTGGACATTCTCCTGGGTACTGGTCGGCGCCGATCCGGACGGTCACTGGATCTACCTCGGCGATACCGGAGAGGGGTGCCTGCGCCGCTGGAACCTCGACACTCTCGAACTCTCGACGCCGTCGGCCTGCGGGCTCGACCTGCGCCCCGAGTGGGTGACGTACTACGGATGGCCAGCATTCGCCTCGGGCACGAGCGAAGCGACGGCCACGCTCCCCGCGCCAGCCCGCCAGCCAACCGGTACCGTCGGCGTGGCGGCGCTCGCTCTCGGCGCCGTGTCGCTCCTGGCCGTGCTGGCACTGCTCGTAGCCTCCAGCACGCTGCGCCGGAGCGTCACCAGTGTCCGCAGCCGGATCCCCGCGTGGGCCCGGTTTCCGGGTAACGCACCGCCTGCTCAGGAGACCAGCCCGGCGAGCGGCTCGCCGGGAACCTGAATGCCGGCACCCCGAACCGTTCGGACGCAGCGTCGAGCGCGTGCGGGCTCGACGGCTCGAGCGGGTGCTCTGGCCCTCCCGTGGCGGGCCGTCATCACACTGGACAGACCCCCGGGCAGCCGCCGAACTCGCCGGTCGCTCGTCAGTGCTCGGCAGGTGACGCGCGCACCTTCCACCTGTCTGCTGGACGATCTCTCGTGCGTCTAAAGGAATAGACAGAGTGGAAGGAAAGACCTGCTGTGGACGACACGATGGACACCCGTGCATCACCGAATCTGGCGAGTGACACGACGACACGGCGGACGTGGATCCGCCGCGCGCTGGCCCTCGCCGCTGCAACGGTCGCTCTCCTCCGCGAGCCGGAGCTGGCCCGTGCCCAGAGCTGCAGCGACTGGTTCCGCCGCGGGATGTCCGGCTGCCTCTGCTCTTGCCGGGGCGGGAGCGACCAGGCCTGCCCGAGCGGGACGGTCTCGAGTACCCGGGCCTGGTACCTGTGCTGTGACGATCCGGCTCGTAACCGCGCGTCCGTCGTCCGATCCATCGACTGCTGCACGACCGGGAGCGTCCCCAGCTGTCCCAGCCGCTGCCGCTGTACGAACGGAGGAGCGCAACCGAACTGGTGTGACTCGGGGAACGTCGTGTGCACGCGTGCCGTTCTGGTGGCGACGTGTTGAGATCGGGAAGCTGGAGGTGCACCGATGGAAAGACCGGGCGCTGGGAACTGGATGCGCGCACGGACCGTCTTCCTGGGATCGCTCGCCGTCATCCTGGTCCTCGGCCTCGGAGCGCTGGCCGCCACGCTACGCTGGTCGGCTACCCGTGACGCCACCGCTGCTCCTCCGGATCGGCCCCTGATCGTCTCGCTCGCGCGACCCGACGCGAAGGAGATCGTCGTCCTCGACCCGCGCACCGGTCAGGAACTGCACCGGGCACCTAACCCCGACCAGGGGTACCTCGAAATCTTCCTCTCGCCGGACGGTCGCCGCGCCGCTGTCGCGCACGACAGTCCTGACGGGTCGACCGACGTCCTCGAGATCCGATCGCTCCCCGCCTGGTCGCTCGAGGCCTCCCTGCCGCGCGGAGCGTCCGCCCCACCGCTCGCCGGCCTGGCGAGCCGCCAGCCCGACCTCGTCGAAAATCTCGGCCTCGCCTTCGCTGCGTTTTCTCCGGACGGCACGCTCCTGGGACTCGCCTACTACGGCGGCAGCGGTGACATCCCGCAACTCGTCGTCACCCTGTACGACCTGGAACGGCAGGCGTGGGCCTCTTGGGCTACCAGCCTGGGCGCCAGCAGCTACGCCTGGCTCTTCCCCGGTCGCGATCGGTTGCTGGTCGTCAACCGCTCCGTCCTCCCGCAGTGGACGAACTCCCTGGGCGACGTCTTCGTCCTCGACCAGCGGACGGGTGCGGTGATCGCCCAGCAGACGATCCCGCGGCTCGTCACGGCCTACTTGCCGCAGCGGGGTCGTCTCGCACCGAGCGCGTCCCCCTCTCTCGCGACTCCCCTGCTCGTCGGCGAGGAGCTCTGGTTGGTCACGGCTGACCTGGCCCGCTTCGTCCTCGATGCGCACACGCTGGAGATTCGCCGGACGGATCCGCCGCTCGCCCGGGACCTCGCCGCGCAGGCTGCGACGCTCGCCGCTGACCGTCTGGTCGCCTTTTCCGTGGAAGCGTCCGAGCTCCTCGTCGTCGACCCGGCTCCCTGGCA from Thermomicrobium sp. 4228-Ro includes the following:
- a CDS encoding MauE/DoxX family redox-associated membrane protein codes for the protein MERPGAGNWMRARTVFLGSLAVILVLGLGALAATLRWSATRDATAAPPDRPLIVSLARPDAKEIVVLDPRTGQELHRAPNPDQGYLEIFLSPDGRRAAVAHDSPDGSTDVLEIRSLPAWSLEASLPRGASAPPLAGLASRQPDLVENLGLAFAAFSPDGTLLGLAYYGGSGDIPQLVVTLYDLERQAWASWATSLGASSYAWLFPGRDRLLVVNRSVLPQWTNSLGDVFVLDQRTGAVIAQQTIPRLVTAYLPQRGRLAPSASPSLATPLLVGEELWLVTADLARFVLDAHTLEIRRTDPPLARDLAAQAATLAADRLVAFSVEASELLVVDPAPWHLSATHRLPERGFSSDWLLVGAEPGERTVYVGAISDGCLWRVPLDSGTLSAPLACDLYLEFPYITYYHWPAFSPGTAAPAGATGLLRHLPQSAAGVATALLAGTFLVATLGKLFALADAARLLATVLPRLRRWARPAALGTVALELLTGALLLVPGTQRAGLALAATALLAFTAFGLVGARRAPGADCSCFGNLMPAKLGRGTLLRNVTLLALVAIAWPVAAAPSLADVTVASLLVLSVLVVSRVAATVASLRRSAGGVTTRHAA
- a CDS encoding methylamine dehydrogenase light chain; the protein is MVSADRLQAPNDPPAERTDDRSNRRSWLRRFLGFLLTTATLLVDPPSTNAQSCSDWFRCGMGGCLCSCRGGSDSSCPPGTVNGTSAWYACCYDRARNKVFFVRYTDCCSNTQPPACPSGCFCSQSAQPSWCGSAGRYVVCTRAVLVGVC
- a CDS encoding methylamine dehydrogenase light chain: MDDTMDTRASPNLASDTTTRRTWIRRALALAAATVALLREPELARAQSCSDWFRRGMSGCLCSCRGGSDQACPSGTVSSTRAWYLCCDDPARNRASVVRSIDCCTTGSVPSCPSRCRCTNGGAQPNWCDSGNVVCTRAVLVATC